The region cctggtAATTATTATTAGATGGGCTGACAACACTAAATACTCCAGCATGAGCACAAAAGGGTTAACTGTGATGACCTGGCTCATCTTCCCAATCACCCCTGGGTCACCACTTCAACAGATTATTTAGTGAATACAGTTCAGTACATAAATGGACGGTTTcgctttacatttacattataaaTATAAGGTATACATTCCGGTTCGGACTTGCGTAGCAGCCTATCAAATTCGCAGTTGATATTTAAAACTGTGGACAGTTTGGAACTGAGACCGCTAGGGGGCACTACCTGCTCGTAATCTCTTGGAGGAGGATGATGATACAGGACGTTTAAACGCGGCACCGGAATTGCAAGACACGAGGAGAATGTGAAGTTTGACTATAGTTGGTTACATTAAATCGGAATATCTAAAAGCAAGCCCCGATAAGAGAGATTGTGCTGGACAGCAGAAAACAAGaacgaaaaaaaaagataagccaATAATCAAAGTCTTGGTATTAAATTCTCAGCATGTCACCCTGAACCGCATACCGTGTACGTTAAAGACAAACAAACATTACTTTATTTGCCATGTAAATGTTAacagagaattatcaggataacTGACTTGCCCTCagacttaaaattatttagtgaTGAGTTGCACCTACAGCCTCACAcgttatacacatatatacagggtggtccagatctaattatgcagatccagatcgtctggatgactttgatttatgcggggaccattccagtttggcgcgaagacgattcttcatggcGTCAGTTCGCACTCTTCTCGATTGTCCGGGATTTTTTTGGTgatttctatataataaacttaataggttatagcgtaatgaaaattgcataattagatctggaccaccctatacatatacacatacatgcatatatatacacacacacacacacacatatatatacacacacattcatatattatgtatatatacatataacagttataaccatatgcattacaataattagggctgaactggattaagagaagggcggcacggtggtgcagtggtagcgcagctgcatcgcttcccgggtcctacctgcgtggagtttgcatgtgctgcccgtgtctgtgtgggtttcctccgggtgctccggtttcctcccgcaagccaaaaacatgcaggttaggtgcactggcgattctaaattgtccctagtgtgtgcttggtgtgtgtgtgtgcccttcggtgggctggcgccctgcacgggtttgtttcctaccttgcgccctgtgttggctgggattggctccagcagacccccgtgaccctgtagttaggatatggcggattggataatggatggatggatgaagagatttttttgtttaatatacagATCTAATGAAAAGGGTGAGCTATTAGGGTGTGAACCAAATGTGATACTCACTCCGTCTCGCTTCCTCGACACTAAGACGATGACAAACCCCCTGACATTGTTTGTAGCTTCTGGGGTTTcacctgttttttaaaatgtaatataccgataagggggcaccagtccatttgAAATTCGTTATTCTCCAGGTGCTACTGGCTTTATTTCTGAACGCCCCCCACCCAGAGCTTTCGCACATGGTACAGTCTAAACGTGTTggctattctattttttttttcttctgtcctctTTAGAGGGTCTGTTGTGCAGGAGAAAGTTTTGAGATCCTTTTTGCGTCTCCAGTGGAGTGATAAGATGTTTGCAGGTCGTTTTCGCTTTCACCACGATGTTATTTCAAAGCCCCGGTAAACCCCTGGACCATAATTTCAGTCGTAAATCGGTGCATTAAACGTGCATGTGTAGAGTCGGAACgacattatttaattaattttgcgttttaaaatttgttatttttgttcttaTGGATAAAGGGCTAAGTTGTATCGCGTGCGTTGTTTTACTAAACGCCTTATTTAATTTAGAACATCGGAGAGGAGCACATAATTCTTATTGTGTGTAGGCTCACCCCAAGGTTTTAATTCACTCACACCCGAGTTTAAGAGACTTAAAAATAATGTTACGGTACAAAAATATGCAGATGTGCACActtgattttgattatttttacttccgtgtTACACCCTCtacacattttaataaatcaCTAATGCAAATATGACCTCTCTCGTTCTATTCAATATTAATTTTCAATATATCAAAAATTCCGTGTCATGTTTACCTCTGGTGGGTCCCGTATTCCACAATGCGGCTTTTTGACAACGTGCTAAAAAAATGGTATGCACGCCAGTTCGTTGCTAGGTGACGCTATCGGTCGTCCCAGACAACCGTGTCAACAGATTCCTTGGAGCCACGCCCCCTATTCTCTTCTTTCTGAGCTCAGGCGACCAGAGTAGCGATTCGGAGGCAATCCGGAAAGGTAAGAGAATAGTGCGCCGTTTATTCTCAGTACCCACAGCTGAATTAATTTTCCACTATTTCAAAGTGCAGTTTAAAATTCTCCTTCAGGTAGGAAAGCAAAGTATGTTCTGAGTGGACACACCATCTGGGCTTagtttgcagttttcttttttttccccaatcacTTCTCGCCGAAACTTCGTGTACCGATTTAAGCAGCAAACTCAAGTGTATTTAAATATGAAAGGATCAAGTCGTGGATGTGCTGAGATCTTTGGACGAGGAAAAGTCTCAGTGTCTTATAATGAAAACGCACAGCCTTCACAAAATTCAGAGTAAAAAGAGTCGCGtcgaaacatccatccattttcctatttCCGTTTATCCTAGACAGTGACCAACTCCCAGCAGGTATAGGACGCATTGGTTGTCTTAATTGGGTTTTAACGGCTGACGTGCCTGTTTTTCAGTGGACATCAGTTATTCACCTTGATAGATGTTTTAAGATTAAGACGTGACGGTACATTAAAACTAATACATAAAgtaatctattcatccatccatccattttccccaACCCCCTTATCCTGGGCAGTGTCCCTGGAGCCGATCCCATTTTTTACTTGAcggttttacatgttttttttttttgtgggctgACCGGACTCTCGTTTTCAAGGATCGGTGGTGTAATTGTAGCGCCGCTGTCTCGCAATAAAGGAAATTGTGGGATTGTGTCTCTtattctccctgcgtggagcttgcaaagcgctttgagtactgagtaaATAAAATGAGTGACGCGCTATATAAAAGTACAGAATTATTATTAAGGGTCATCAGACGTTCACCTTGATAAGGGTGTTAACCTGACATCAGACGTGATGgtacaataaaacattaattgtaataatttttgATCTATCCATTTCCTTAACTAGCATATGCAGGGCTGGGTCAGCAAGCATAGGACGCAATGCAGGAAGAACATCCTGACAGGACATCAGCCTATCAAaggacgaacacacacacacacacacactaaggcagGTCGGGCTCCAGGGGGTCATTTAGCAGGGCTAAGCCCCCATATACTCGATGTCAAGTGAGGCGATGAGTTgatctactgtttgtatgaaaatgtgctatataaataaatgttgttgttgttattgatcGTCTCAGGCAGCAGTTTGATAAGGACGGTACTGTCATGTAACTTcattaaataaagcaaataagAAAAGTGTGAACCCTAACAATTCCATACACATCTGGTGCGTTATTTATATACTACATAAAATCTatattttatgtgtatgtatgtatgtatgtatgtatgtgtggtgCAAAAGAAAAATCGCGATCTCCCTTTAAAAattaaggtgccagagtggttctttgaAACATTCCATattggaaccatttttggttcccaaaaagaCCTATACAGGTTAAcattccagaaagaacttttatttatttagatccataacttTAATGACCTcgtgggcacagccatcagcagtgtgtctgtctgcggagagagtgtcgaccttgtcgagaggattacttacctcggcagtgacattcatggctctggtgactcttcctatgaagtcagtagacagaatgGGAGAGCAGGTGGGGTCTTGAGgtcgttggaaaggggtgtgtgggaACCCcgatatctctacaaaaggacgaagggccaagtctttagagtcctggtgtttcctgtcttgctatattgggtgtgagacatggacgctatccagtgtcctgagatgaagactggactccctcaggaaaatccttgggtaccactggtttgactttgtattgctgatggagtcccgaatgagccacatgacctgcattgtgagggatcgtcacttacagcactacggccgtgtggcatgattcccccaagggtgatccaacttgtaggatcctcattgttggggacccgagtggctgaagCAGGCCAAAGGgatcacccacgtaacacctggctgctgcagatagagggtcatttctggagggtgggactggaccgcacaTCTGGTCACATGGCCAACTGGGATCCAGAGTTGTttagtcatgtggtgggtgcggcaacactctGTACCAATGCATGCCCACCCCCCCCTTAACATGACTTGAtcacaggctccatacagtaaataaccatgactagATTTGTGAATTGCCAATGGGTCATGATGCTAAAAAGCCCCATATAATCACACAGGCTAACTCCAGGTGTTCATCTGTTAGTGTCCAgataggtagcctaccatacatgaAAGATCaagattatatttatatatatatatatatatatattagatagagatagataaataggaTGTTTATCTAAACACAGTTAAACCTTCGTAAATGAAATGGAGCTTTATCAGGCAATAGTTCTATGATcgaccacacaacccaataaagaaccatCAAGCGCCATTAAAGAGCCAGCATTTTAATTTAAGAGTGGTGGTGAACCAGCAGGAACGTGAAGAGGAGAATCATCAAGTCACTGATGGCAGTGAACCACAGAAGAGTTTTGGACTGAAGCACATTTGAGAGATGGTTATACTTGGAAGCTATAAAAGACTTTAAACGTGTTCAAATTCTGCTGTTGATGTCGTGTTGCCGTGTTGATCGTTTCATGTGTCTTCTTATGCTGTGCCAGTATTTATGGATTATTATGTATGTTGTAACccatgcttttttttaaatttagctccTGTCAATCTTTTAACGTGTTGGTGGGCCCTGCATGTTACATGCAGATGGAGTCGCTCCTTGGGTCCGGTCCCCGGATGCTACAGTACAAAATATACGCTGATGATGCCACTCGTGTAAAACTGCGTTCAATTTCTAGAATCTTTTTAGGGTGTCGGTCCCAATGTCTGTTAGAAGTCGCTTTAGGTGGAGTTTGGTTAGAAGGGCAGGCACCCCGTCACAGGGTAGACgagtagatggtaacagatttgtgaaataccaataccAGCTCGGCCTGCATACTGTAGGTCCAGTAACACAGGGTTGGTTCACgtttttgtaatcttttagtgTCCTGCAGCCCACCATACATTAACGATTTTTTTTCTACACATTAGAAAGTTTTCAAAATGCAAAGAActcatcccagaatgaaatgatgCTTAGTCAAGCAATGAAGCCACGAAGAACCACAcaatgccattaaaaaaaaaaaacaggatttttaaGAATGTTTTTAAGAGAGTTTTCATCATGAACAGTCTTTCCCACTCATACCATTTAACAAGTCAGCCCTGTTGTCAGATACACCACTACATGCTGGCTTTGTAGGACTTCATCATGCCAAGATGCAAAAAATCTGGTTGGGTTCAGGAACCACTGAATAAGATCAAGCTTAACCGGGACCCTCTCTAGTTGGTAGGTTTCAGGGTCACAAGACTGATAGTAGCTTTGGTGTTAATCACTCAGAAAGGTGGGTGGCCAAACTCGGGGGGTAGTGGGGTCACAAATAGAAGCCTTTAAGAACTGGGTCTTCAGGAGCTTATATATCAATCAGTTTATGGTTTTGAAAGGGTAACCCATTTGCTTTGAGACCCACAACCTAAACTATACTACCTGTGCCTTTTCTGTCCCCACAGTAACCAccaaaatggagaaattaaagaaTAAGCTCTCCGTCATTCAACAGAAAGTTCTGCGTTTCCGCCAGCAGCAGTTCACCTTCATCACCGCTCTGGAGCGCACCCGGGAACGGGCCCAGCAGAGGACAAAGCCCATCTCAAGTACTGCTCAGGTACAGTACACATTCAAAACAAAGGTGCACATCATGGGGAGGCTACAACAAAAATGGCGGTGACTTTAAAGAAGCCCCCATAAGTCTTAACATGGTAGATGTGTGGAAGAACCACAACTCTCCCTAAAGCTGACAGGCCAAAAGGGGGGTTTGGATGGGGCCTTAGTAACAGAGATGACCAGAAGTAACCAAGAACTTGATGGTCTCTCAGCAGTACCAGGTGAGATCCTTAATATGAGGAAGGTTCATCACCATGATGGTGTAACTGTTCTATGTTCACACCCTACACCCACTCATTACCTgtgtggatggatgggtggattgatactttattaatcaaggggaaattcacaaattaaaaaagaaaaagtagtaaaaagtgtccagggaacgagtccacataaaagaaagtgataggagtgatcagtaaaatagagaaaaaggtagaaaaacaaagtcgtacacagagctgctggaaaggctgccacttgcgACAGCGCCCGAGTCATGTCCACTCCAAGTCCATAATTTCCACATACAGTAGGTTGTCCTCCCACatccaaaaaaagacaaaaaaaacatgcaggttaagttaacTGAAGACCCTAAATCAGCCCAATATCGATCGATGTGTGTGTAAgtgagtgatggactggcaccgtgTTCAcaaatggttcctgccttgttcttgATGATGCTATGATTGGCTCCAGCCACCCTGTAACCCCAATTTGGATGAAGTAGGATTGACAATGTATTTTCAAGAGCTGGACGGATAGACAAACATGTCACTATATAATGCATAAatggacagatatgaaaggcactatataatgcataATTAGATCAACAGATATGAATGGCAGTATATAATACATGGGCAGGCACGATATAATGCAGAGATAGATATGAATGTCTCTACATAATGCATAGATAGGTAAATAGATAgccagacagacatgaaaggcactatacattgaatagatagaaatgaaaggcaccatataagagATAGAAATAAACGGCAGATATGAAGGATACAATGtacagatagacatgaaaggcaccatataatgcaaaaatagatataaaggcactatataatgcataggcataaaaagtactatataatacaCAGACAGAGACATGTAATACAGTGTATTAATAGATCAATCGACagaattgaaaggcactatataatgcagATAGCTCAGCCAGtacaaatgaaaagcattatatatgGTGCTTTTTATGTCTATGCAAGACAGAAATTAAAGGCAGATATGAAAGATACAATACAGAGATACAGTATacatgaaaggcaatatataatggAGAAATAGACATATAAGGCATCatatatgatatactgtaatatatagaggcatgaaaaatacaatataatgcatacacaggcatgaaaggcactatataatccatAGAGAGACGGACATGACAGGTACCATTTAATGCATAAATAGGTCAACAGACATGAAAAGCACTATGACATGCATAGATAATTAGGTTATTAGTACCAAACTTTGAAATTACACTTTGACAGAAGctcaaaaaatatattgttagcAAATAACCACCACCCCACCATTTCCCTGACCGTCCCCCACTCAGACATCAAAATTTCTGAAAAAGAGAACCATTCCAACTTGTCTAAGGATAAAAGAGCGGCACTATAAAGACATGTAGCTGTTTGCACAAAGTACCAATAGCCCTGGAGATTTCATgttactacaaaaataaaaaaaacttaacaaaaaaaatgttggcaAGTGGTCTTGTTTACCTGTCTACAGGTGCAATGCTGCTTAGACGAGTACTGTCAGAACGCCACGGACCGCCGTGTCCTCTCGCTCTTTCTGGAGATTGTACACGACCTCAGTGGGCTTCTTCAGCAAATTGAAAGCCAGTTTACTGCTGCAAGCAACCAACAAATTGAGGGCCTGGAGGAGTGCAAGAGGCTTCTGAACCCCAACAATGATCTAAGTCGCCTAAGAGCCAGGTGAGTTGAACACATCTGGAGGTACATTGTATGGCCAAGAGTCTGTGGAGACCCCTTTAAACGACAGAGTTCAGGTGTGTAATTCTTAACAGGTGCATAAAACTAAACACATAGCCATGCAGACTCCCCAAGGCAGCAGACTGGGTTGTAGTGAAGAGcttagtgactttaaacatggcaatGTCATAGGGGAACATCTTTACCACAAGTCAGTacgtgaaatttctgctctgctagttcTACCCCAATCAAATGTAAGTGCTATAGATGTGAAGTGTCGAGGAGCAACAACAGCAGCTCAGCCTGGAAATGGTAGACCACACAAAGTGAAACCGCAGAGTGCTGAAGAACACAGGGCATAAAAATCGCCCATCTTCTATTGCATCTGGTCTGGCAGTCTGGAacactgcctctggaagcaacatcagcacaagaactgtgtgtcAGGAGCTTcgtgaaatgggtttccatgactGGGCATTCTTTGtgtcatggattccacaagaaACTCCTTTGGGCATCTGGTCCAGGTCGACTTGAATGTATCACACGTCGTCAGCAGATACATACATGGCGCAAATCTCCAGATCTGGTGGCTGATAAGTTCACTGAAGAACTGTCATGTTCACGAGACCAgcttgagatgacttttgctctGTGACATGGTGTATCATCATGTGGAAAGTAGCCATGCTGGGATGCACATGGATAGCAACAGTAGAAGTAGTAGGCCGTTGCATTCACGCAGTGATTGGTATTAATggacccaaagtgtgccaagaaaacattccacaCACCATTACGGCATCACCACCTCCACCAGTCTGGGTACATCAAACCAGGCTTTGTTTTTCTagtcaactgtccagttttggtgagcctgcgAGACCCTGTAACTTCATCTTCCTGCTCTTGGCTGAAGTCAAcgtgctgtctttctgctgtcaTAGCTCTTCTgcctcaaggtttgacatgttgtgcattctgagatgcttttctccCCCACACTTGTACAGAGTGAATGTGTCGGTGtaagcctttctgtcagctcaaaccagtctgtccTCTGCCCTCTttcatcaacaaggtgtttctgTCTGCAGAAATGCTGCTCACCGgatgttgcctttttttttgctttccaagTAAATCCAGAGACTGTTGTGTATGAGGACCCCAGGAGAACAGCAGTTAcggaaatactcaaaccagcccaacTGGCACCAACAATCCTGTCACAGTTGAAATCACATTTTTCCCCATGCTGGTGTTTGatatgaacattaactgaagctcctgatctGCATAACTGTATGCATTGCGCTTCTGCCACATGATTTGTGGAGTAGACAATTGCATTGATTAGCAAGTATTCCCAATACTTTGCTCACTGAGTGTTTATGAtgtttaaaatttcattatactCAGAGCTGCCACATTTTTGTTGTActgtgcaatgacaataaaagctTTCAGATTCTCTGTAAATGTATGGATCCCCTGGCCAATTTACTTATTTAGCTTGCATTTGaagcaaaatattaaatacaacttTCACAATACctaaaacaacattttcattaaaatgctaATGGACAGATAAAATTTATGTAAATtaagatgatgtaaaaaaaaaaatttaaagtaaaacgtCAAATTTGCAAAAGTTTTGACACCCTTTTAGGTATCGGGTCTCAAAGTTCTTGTCAAGAACTGTCATTAGGACAGGAAAACCAATAACATTTATATTAAATCCGTGAAACTCATAAGAGAAAGTTACATAACAATTAGAAATCCCTAtcaaactgctttttttttttttaatttttattttatttttttttttaaacatgcatgGATTTTATTGGCTAACCCTTCCTTTtccaccatttttgtttttgactgaaatgaaaaacaaaaaaaaaatgcagataccCACATGATGAGGTGAACCGCCTAAGCTGCGATGAGGCCCGAAATTATTATGGAGGAGTGGTAAGCTTCATTCCCATCATCCTGGATCACCTTCAGCAGGGCCTGTTGGCTGCCGAGCGCCTTCAGAAAACAGCAAAGCCAGTTGGGGAAGGAGGCAATGAGGTGACCTCGGAAAAGCCAGACGCCGTCGCACCAGTATCCACGCCAAGGTCTCGAAGTGGCCGTGTCCTGAAGAAGACAACTGGAACTCAGTCATTGCTGCACTGTAACCTGCACAAGCCAAATGGCCACTCAGAGCTTTGGCATGGTGGCAAACCAGCATGGAGACCACCTGGTCGCACTAACAAATTCTGACATTGTCTTTTCAGCTGCTGATATTCCAACCTTGATTTATATGAAGGCTTACCTCTTAATCATTGTCTTacaacactggacaacaaattatttaaaaaaaaaaaaaattgcttcctGAAAAATCTTTAGTGATGATAGCTTCAAGCAGAAGAcaatttcagattgactgtatGACAAAGGAGAACCATGAAATTAACTTGTAcagaatttagtgtgtttaatcacttaatgatgctaCCACATTGCATCAGTTCAACGGAGCTCAAAATGTTTTTGCCGCCGATTTTCATTTCAGTGTCCAACATTTGTTGGCCAGTAATGATGGGAATCCACTTTCCCTCATACCACTTTTCCATCATTGCCTTGTCCTGGTGAAACCTATCACCGCGTACAGTGCTTTCCTGTTGATGTCGGTGCACTCAGTGACCTCGCGTGAATACAGAAAAACGAATCTTTAGCAACACGTTgcacttcatttttttgtatggttgaaacatattgtcaaccatttgccaagaaaattctcaaaaaTATAGCTGAATGCCTCCCATAACAAATTTCCTCTGGCCCCACCAGAAGACTTTCCACTTGTTTAATTTGTGTACCAACAAAAATGCCTTGTCTCAGTTAATTGAGGCAACATCTGTATTGAAATCCTTCACTTTCATTAAATTTTGCACCAGTCTAGGTTTTGTAAgtaaaaatctcttttttttggCTCGACAACTGTTTTATGCGCCCCTTTTTTCTGCTCTGGTCCATCATATTTGCAGTACTTGGTATAACTAAGCTGCAGTGCCAACACTTTAAGACGGGTACAGATGTCCCAACTGTAGTTATTGTATTCAAATAAgatgagaggaaatcacaaaaaaaggcaattataataaaacacataCGTTATGACAAAAATCGAAGTGCGAGTTTTGTGATCAGCAGGGCAAATATCCACAGGATAAACCCAAAAGTATTCAGGAAGCAAAATTTGTTGTCCAGTCAAATTGTAACAAACTTTTGGTCATCCACGTCAGCACTTCTATCCAgcataaagcacacaattcaaacGGGCATCACTTCACAACCTGGAGAGGAACTCTGGCTGGCGATTCAGG is a window of Polypterus senegalus isolate Bchr_013 unplaced genomic scaffold, ASM1683550v1 scaffold_2725, whole genome shotgun sequence DNA encoding:
- the spaca9 gene encoding sperm acrosome-associated protein 9 gives rise to the protein MEKLKNKLSVIQQKVLRFRQQQFTFITALERTRERAQQRTKPISSTAQVQCCLDEYCQNATDRRVLSLFLEIVHDLSGLLQQIESQFTAASNQQIEGLEECKRLLNPNNDLSRLRARYPHDEVNRLSCDEARNYYGGVVSFIPIILDHLQQGLLAAERLQKTAKPVGEGGNEVTSEKPDAVAPVSTPRSRSGRVLKKTTGTQSLLHCNLHKPNGHSELWHGGKPAWRPPGRTNKF